A single Primulina eburnea isolate SZY01 chromosome 11, ASM2296580v1, whole genome shotgun sequence DNA region contains:
- the LOC140804547 gene encoding ethylene-insensitive protein 2.2-like: MRKMETENLTTTSQSTIRERMLASAGPLLWIAISYVDPGKWAAAVEGGARFGLDLSLLLLVINLTAILYQYLSACVAVATGKDLAQVFNEEYDDTTCILLGVLAEISMVALDLTMVLGTAYGLNAVFGIDIFNCVFLTGFDAILFPLLSSLFENPKAKFLSICLASFILVSCIFGLLINQPESSFPMFGMLTKLNGESAYALMSLLGANVMPYNFYLHSSAVKLTQGKLNLSKGTLCHDHFFAIICIFSGIFLLNYMLMNLAANMLYSTGPLLLTLQDALSLLDQVSRNSVASVGLIFILFCSSQLIALRWYLGRQMIIQDLFKIDIPGWLHRATIRIIAMIPALYCVWNTGAEGIFQLLIFTQVLVGLLLPSSAIPLFRIASSKSIMGAYKISMLVEFSTLISFVGILGIKIVFVVEMIFGSSDWVSSLKWNIGNSVPIPYLILLVGALLSLCLMLWLGTTPLKSTNSAVDAQVLIWDIRTAAPEPCADGDQAESRASQHHLDSATEQQEPELPFDKSFKDNQNVMVSSADLKLPETLTDTANDLCLNTVPEIKSEVATPASGFFEASETIGDGPHNEVLESKPLVGSSSSAEPDYLVVKTSPDEEYLPQEKTDEVDPLEPEESTKDVPDGSLSLVSDGPGSLRSFSGKSDEIGSGAGSLSRLAGLGRAARCQFTTTLNEFWLQLFDFHGQTTQEAKSKKLDVLLGTDTKVDIKSSLAPVKSGSTCKDSAGYTPSVSGRGSDSLRTSTFYNSPKQQLAQSGIGSPLGVHKGSSMWSPCQQVLDAYVRNSSHNALDSGERRYHSVHVPAASDGYNQQPATVHGYDLAWQMGRTAMDKGSDYQVDQLESLKQKSTLTVKSNSKELFARALGQKPQNGLRTLTPPGFHNVHVSRNNSLNIERPFHDLSAPEHVDFANNTADLKKFHSLPDISGLYVPHRDSSLTGNHDNFAGYGQSISRLAREQTYQSASSWAGASLGFSELSPSKVCRDAFSLQFSSGLGANSLWSKQPYERFGVADKPLSSSQETASIVEFEAKLLQSFRSCIMKLLKLEGFDWLFRQNDGTDEDLIDRVAARERVLCEVEARAIDRKLGSAMKNDDADHSKLMSVPNCGEGCVWRADIVVSFGVWCIHRILELSLMERRPELWGKYTYVLNRLQGIIDLAFAKPRSPPVPCFCLEIPPGYERKSSSPISNGSLPPPSKMARGKFTTAAMLLDMIKDVEMAISCRKGRTGTAAGDVAFPKGKENLASVLKRYKRRLSNKPVGSQETGLASRKL; the protein is encoded by the exons ATGAGAAAAATGGAAACTGAGAATTTGACCACTACTAGTCAGTCAACAATTCGTGAGCGGATGCTGGCTTCTGCTGGACCGTTACTTTGGATTGCTATCAGCTATGTAGACCCTGGAAAGTGGGCTGCTGCTGTAGAGGGAGGCGCTCGATTCGGACTTGATTTATCTTTACTCTTGCTTGTTATTAATTTAACTGCTATTTTGTATCAGTACCTATCTGCTTGTGTAGCAGTTGCCACTGGAAAAGATCTCGCCCAG GTTTTCAATGAGGAATATGATGATACGACATGCATACTCTTAGGAGTTCTAGCGGAGATCTCAATGGTAGCTTTGGATCTCACTATG GTCCTGGGCACTGCTTATGGCCTCAATGCCGTCTTTGGAATTGAcatatttaattgtgttttttTGACTGGCTTTGATGCTATTTTGTTTCCGCTTCTCTCCAGCCTCTTT GAGAATCCCAAGGCAAAGTTCTTATCCATATGCTTGGCAAGCTTTATATTAGTATCTTGTATTTTTGGATTGCTCATAAATCAGCCAGAAAGTTCATTTCCTATGTTTGGGATGCTTACAAAGCTGAATGGGGAAAGTGCATATGCATTGATGAGTCTCCTTGGGGCAAATGTCATGCCTTACAATTTTTACCTTCACTCTTCTGCTGTAAag TTAACTCAAGGGAAACTGAATCTTTCTAAAGGGACCTTGTGTCATGACCATTTTTTTGCCATAATCTGTATCTTTAGTGGCATTTTCCTGCTGAACTATATGCTTATGAATTTGGCGGCTAACATGTTATACAGTACTGGGCCACTTTTGCTTACCTTACAGGATGCGTTGTCTTTGCTGGATCAG GTGTCTAGAAACTCAGTGGCTTCAGTTGGTCTGATATTTATCTTGTTTTGCTCTAGTCAACTAATAGCATTAAGATGGTATCTTGGAAGACAAATGATTATCCAAGATTTGTTTAAAATCGATATTCCTGGCTGGCTTCATCGAGCTACTATCCGAATAATTGCTATGATTCCAGCCCTCTACTGTGTGTGGAATACAGGAGCCGAAGGGATATTTCAACTCCTGATCTTTACACAGGTTTTAGTTGGTCTTTTACTTCCTTCTTCTGCCATCCCCCTATTCCGTATTgcttcatcaaaatcaataatgGGTGCATACAAAATTTCTATGCTGGTGGAATTCTCCACATTAATCTCATTTGTTGGTATACTGGGGATTAAGATTGTCTTTGTCGTAGAGATGATATTCGGCAGTAGTGACTGGGTTAGTAGTTTGAAATGGAACATTGGAAATAGTGTGCCTATTCCTTATCTTATCCTTCTGGTTGGTGCCTTATTGTCCCTCTGCTTGATGCTTTGGCTGGGTACTACACCATTGAAATCTACAAACTCTGCGGTAGATGCTCAGGTATTGATCTGGGACATAAGAACTGCTGCGCCAGAGCCATGTGCAGATGGAGACCAAGCTGAAAGTCGTGCATCCCAGCATCATTTAGACAGTGCCACAGAACAGCAGGAGCCTGAATTGCCATTTGATAAATCCTTTAAAGACAATCAAAACGTCATGGTCTCAAGTGCTGATCTCAAATTGCCTGAAACACTTACAGATACAGCAAATGATCTTTGTTTGAATACCGTTCCGGAGATAAAATCTGAAGTGGCAACCCCTGCTTCAGGATTTTTTGAGGCATCTGAAACCATCGGAGATGGGCCGCATAATGAGGTTCTTGAAAGCAAACCACTAGTTGGTAGCTCATCTAGTGCTGAGCCAGACTATTTGGTGGTTAAGACATCGCCAGATGAGGAGTACTTGCCACAGGAAAAGACTGATGAGGTGGATCCTTTGGAGCCAGAAGAGTCGACTAAAGATGTTCCTGATGGTAGCCTGTCTTTGGTATCCGACGGTCCGGGATCACTCAGAAGTTTTAGTGGGAAAAGTGACGAGATAGGGAGTGGGGCTGGAAGTCTTTCAAGATTAGCAGGACTTGGCCGTGCTGCCAGATGTCAGTTTACTACAACTCTTAATGAATTCTGGTTACAGCTTTTTGATTTTCATGGGCAAACAACCCAGGAAGCTAAGTCTAAGAAACTGGATGTTTTACTGGGGACTGATACGAAGGTAGATATAAAATCGTCACTTGCGCCCGTTAAATCTGGTAGCACGTGTAAGGATTCTGCTGGATATACACCATCTGTTAGTGGAAGAGGATCTGATTCTCTTAGAACTTCTACTTTTTACAATTCTCCAAAACAGCAGCTTGCCCAGAGTGGTATTGGATCACCTCTTGGGGTTCACAAGGGTTCGTCAATGTGGTCTCCCTGTCAGCAGGTTTTAGATGCATACGTTCGAAATTCCAGTCACAATGCGCTCGACTCTGGTGAGAGGCGCTATCATAGTGTTCATGTTCCAGCAGCATCTGATGGCTACAACCAACAGCCAGCCACTGTTCATGGTTATGATTTAGCTTGGCAAATGGGTCGAACGGCTATGGATAAAGGTTCTGATTATCAAGTTGATCAATTGGAATCATTAAAGCAAAAGTCCACTCTGACAGTCAAGTCAAATTCAAAGGAGTTGTTTGCTCGGGCATTGGGGCAGAAGCCACAGAATGGGTTGCGCACTCTCACCCCTCCTGGTTTTCACAATGTTCATGTTTCTCGAAACAATTCGTTGAATATTGAAAGGCCATTTCATGACCTTTCTGCACCCGAACATGTGGATTTTGCAAACAACACAGCCGACTTGAAGAAATTTCACAGCTTACCGGACATATCGGGGCTTTATGTCCCTCACCGAGATTCTTCTCTGACTGGTAACCATGATAATTTCGCTGGGTATGGGCAGTCCATTAGCCGCTTAGCACGTGAACAAACCTATCAGAGTGCTTCTTCATGGGCTGGTGCTTCTTTAGGATTTAGTGAGCTCTCTCCTTCGAAAGTATGCAGAGATGCGTTTTCGCTGCAGTTCAGTTCTGGTTTGGGTGCTAATTCCCTATGGTCTAAGCAGCCCTATGAACGATTTGGTGTTGCTGATAAACCCCTGTCAAGTTCACAAGAAACCGCATCGATTGTGGAGTTTGAAGCCAAGCTTCTACAGTCTTTCAGAAGTTGCATCATGAAACTTCTGAAGCTGGAAGGATTTGACTGGTTGTTCAGACAAAATGATGGGACTGACGAGGACCTTATAGATCGGGTAGCTGCCCGGGAGAGAGTATTGTGTGAAGTTGAAGCAAGGGCCATAGACAGAAAGCTGGGTTCTGCTATGAAAAATGACGATGCAGACCATTCAAAATTAATGTCCGTTCCAAATTGCGGTGAGGGTTGTGTATGGAGAGCTGATATTGTTGTAAGCTTTGGTGTTTGGTGCATTCACAGGATTCTTGAACTTTCCCTCATGGAGAGACGGCCAGAACTCTGGGGTAAATACACTTATGTGCTTAACCGTCTTCAG GGGATAATTGATCTGGCTTTTGCAAAGCCTCGTTCGCCACCAGTTCCGTGCTTCTGCCTCGAGATTCCACCTGGATATGA
- the LOC140804367 gene encoding 30 kDa ribonucleoprotein, chloroplastic-like: protein MAASLHFLSLNPQTLSHHSAAAATAAPSSFAIFTLKPLPKSNRSFSASNRGVVNINYATPTSKFSTKVAFSSDLDIDEDDFSGPGEGSLSPDLKLFVGNLPFNADSAALAGLFQQAGNVEEVEVIYDRLSGRSRGFGFVTMSRIEEAEAAVQQFNGYEWQGRPLRVNSGPPPAKRENSSFRENSSFRENSSFRENSSFRENPSFRGAGGPRGRTSSGDANRVYVGNLSWGVDDLALERLFSEQGKVKEARVVYDRDSGRSKGFGFVTLSSPDEVNNAIESLDGTDLNGRPIRVSAAESRESRPRRQF, encoded by the exons ATGGCTGCCTCCCTCCACTTCCTTTCCCTCAACCCACAAACCCTTTCTCACCATTCCGCTGCCGCGGCCACGGCCGCTCCATCTTCTTTCGCTATATTCACTCTCAAACCACTGCCTAAGTCAAATCGTTCGTTTTCCGCCAGTAACCGTGGCGTTGTTAACATTAATTATGCGACTCCCACTTCCAAATTCTCGACGAAGGTTGCGTTTTCGTCGGATTTGGACATTGATGAAGATGACTTTTCTGGGCCGGGGGAGGGGAGTTTGTCGCCCGACTTGAAGCTCTTTGTGGGGAACTTGCCTTTTAATGCTGACAGCGCAGCTCTTGCTGGCTTGTTCCAACAGGCCGGAAATGTCGAGGAGGTTGAG GTTATCTACGACAGGCTCTCGGGAAGAAGTAGGGGCTTTGGCTTTGTGACCATGTCTAGGATCGAAGAAGCTGAAGCTGCTGTTCAACAATTTAATGGATAT GAATGGCAGGGAAGACCATTGAGGGTAAATTCTGGGCCGCCACCAGCTAAAAGGGAAAATTCCTCGTTTCGTGAAAATTCCTCTTTTCGGGAAAATTCCTCGTTTCGTGAAAATTCCTCTTTTAGGGAAAATCCCTCTTTTAGAGGAGCTGGAGGACCTAGGGGAAGGACGAGTTCTGGTGATGCAAACAGAGTTTATGTGGGTAACCTTTCATGGGGAGTAGATGATCTTGCACTTGAGAGGCTGTTTAGCGAGCAAGGAAAGGTCAAGGAAGCCAGGGTGGTGTACGACAGAGATAGTGGTAGATCTAAGGGCTTTGGGTTTGTAACTCTCAGTTCTCCTGATGAGGTCAACAATGCCATCGAGTCATTGGATGGAACT GACCTTAATGGCAGGCCTATTCGAGTTAGCGCCGCTGAATCCCGTGAATCCCGTCCAAGGCGTCAATTTTAG